The bacterium genome includes a window with the following:
- a CDS encoding transposase has translation MEAPEYLSGDKAYDSDHLNADLAASGIEMIAPNRANRRNTKDGRSRRRYLRRWRVEHLFAWLQN, from the coding sequence GTGGAAGCCCCCGAGTATCTGAGCGGCGACAAGGCCTACGACAGCGACCATCTTAACGCCGACCTCGCCGCGAGCGGCATCGAGATGATTGCCCCGAACCGAGCGAACCGTCGCAATACCAAGGATGGCCGCTCGCGGCGTCGCTACCTGCGCCGTTGGCGGGTAGAGCATCTCTTCGCCTGGCTCCAGAATTAG
- a CDS encoding transposase, whose product MFLEPSRKSQQHPSKRPVPVSANDAILFWEQAYLSDFTDAEWAMLEPLIPQAKRGGRPEEWPKREIVNAILYILRSGCPWRMLPHDFPPYTTVYDYFRAWRDQGLRERSNSALSKRLRRHARSASESNGRHRR is encoded by the coding sequence GTGTTCCTCGAGCCAAGTCGCAAAAGCCAGCAGCACCCAAGCAAGCGCCCCGTCCCCGTCAGTGCAAACGACGCTATCCTGTTCTGGGAGCAGGCTTACCTAAGCGATTTCACCGATGCCGAGTGGGCGATGCTCGAACCATTGATTCCCCAAGCCAAGCGTGGGGGACGTCCTGAGGAATGGCCCAAGCGTGAGATCGTCAACGCCATCCTCTACATCCTGCGTTCAGGTTGCCCATGGCGGATGTTGCCCCACGATTTTCCGCCCTACACCACGGTCTACGACTACTTCCGGGCCTGGCGCGATCAGGGCCTCAGGGAGCGGAGCAACTCAGCTCTCTCCAAACGCTTGAGGCGTCATGCCCGGTCGGCAAGCGAATCCAACGGCCGCCATCGTCGATAG
- a CDS encoding DNA-protecting protein DprA, with amino-acid sequence MTSSLSPNTQAILLLTAPLIAGRGEPSADLLTQSQYRKLARHLWERQRQPSDLLADRDDDLLEACEPVVDVTRLKRLLSRGFLLSQAIERWQARAIWVVSRADADYPRRLKARLKEDAPPILYGCGEKSIFETGGLAVVGSRHVDDKLVVYTEDIGRLAARAKKTLVSGGARGIDQAAMRGALQAGGLVGGVMADSLEKTVMKREHRNMLMDGQLALISPYDPSAGFNVGHAMQRNKLIYALADAALVVSSDYQKGGTWSGAAEQLDKLRFVPIYVRSSGETSQGLDALQKKGARPWPNPGDAAAFAETLAAKVELSKEPVEQTKFTFLPQEPPVPLPESQLSIDKHPLTQEAPPVELAASPAEALFAKVRELLQSMLTPRTDAEVAADLNVSKSQAKDWLLRLVDEGVLEKRTKPVCYVACTVKKRPLFDQAEQPIVAETTPRPK; translated from the coding sequence ATGACCTCATCACTTTCACCCAACACGCAGGCAATCCTCCTCCTGACGGCGCCCTTGATCGCAGGACGTGGCGAGCCCTCTGCCGATCTGCTAACCCAGAGCCAATACCGAAAACTTGCGCGCCATCTATGGGAGCGGCAACGACAACCGTCGGACCTACTTGCTGATCGGGATGACGATCTTCTTGAAGCTTGTGAACCGGTTGTCGATGTGACGCGACTCAAGCGGCTACTCTCACGCGGCTTTCTATTGAGTCAGGCGATCGAGCGTTGGCAAGCGCGCGCCATCTGGGTGGTCAGTCGCGCAGATGCCGATTATCCACGGCGCTTGAAGGCACGCCTTAAGGAGGATGCGCCACCGATCCTCTACGGTTGCGGGGAGAAGTCGATCTTCGAGACGGGTGGTTTAGCGGTCGTGGGCTCCCGTCATGTTGACGATAAACTCGTCGTCTACACGGAGGATATTGGCCGCCTGGCAGCCAGGGCGAAGAAGACCTTGGTCTCGGGAGGCGCGCGCGGGATCGATCAGGCTGCAATGCGGGGCGCGCTTCAGGCGGGTGGCCTGGTGGGCGGAGTGATGGCGGATAGCCTAGAAAAAACAGTCATGAAGCGCGAGCACCGCAACATGCTGATGGACGGTCAACTCGCACTGATCTCACCGTACGATCCGAGCGCCGGCTTCAACGTTGGCCATGCCATGCAGCGAAACAAACTCATCTACGCCCTGGCCGATGCTGCGCTGGTTGTAAGCTCGGATTATCAGAAGGGCGGGACGTGGAGTGGAGCGGCCGAGCAACTGGACAAGCTCAGGTTCGTGCCGATCTATGTCCGATCGAGCGGGGAAACCAGCCAGGGGCTCGACGCCCTCCAGAAGAAAGGGGCGCGGCCTTGGCCGAACCCCGGCGATGCCGCAGCCTTCGCCGAGACACTCGCGGCCAAGGTCGAGTTGAGCAAGGAACCCGTCGAACAAACCAAATTTACGTTCCTGCCCCAGGAACCGCCCGTTCCGCTCCCCGAATCCCAGCTGAGCATTGACAAGCATCCACTTACCCAGGAGGCGCCCCCGGTCGAATTGGCTGCGAGTCCGGCAGAGGCGCTGTTTGCGAAAGTTCGGGAGCTCCTGCAGAGCATGCTTACTCCAAGGACGGATGCTGAAGTAGCCGCAGACTTGAACGTTTCCAAGAGCCAGGCCAAGGATTGGCTGCTGCGCCTGGTGGATGAGGGCGTACTAGAGAAGCGTACGAAGCCCGTTTGCTACGTCGCCTGCACGGTAAAGAAGAGGCCCCTATTCGACCAGGCGGAGCAGCCCATTGTGGCCGAGACCACTCCACGGCCCAAGTAG